One stretch of Chryseobacterium sp. LJ668 DNA includes these proteins:
- a CDS encoding Rossmann-fold NAD(P)-binding domain-containing protein, translated as MKKLGIIGCGWLGSQIAQRLSDQYKIFATTTTESKVGDLESKGYQTTLVSFPNELDPEMKEWENAKDLDAIIISVPFSGIRGAKIPMNEKRENLLNFIGNYQGQLFLMSSTGVYAQEEKEFTEEDQPAENVESESFILEKFPQTNILRLGGLMGDQRLLKNYHISNLDQLVNHIHYADIVSVIEKMLENHSESKVYNVVAPIHPNKEEVINAQKDLPYDGERTTVGRTISPEKLSKELNFEFQYPDPRYFHL; from the coding sequence ATGAAAAAACTAGGAATCATCGGCTGCGGCTGGCTTGGAAGTCAGATTGCACAACGGCTATCAGATCAATATAAAATCTTTGCAACGACAACTACAGAATCGAAAGTCGGCGATTTAGAATCTAAAGGCTATCAGACAACATTGGTGAGTTTTCCAAATGAATTGGATCCTGAGATGAAAGAGTGGGAAAATGCAAAAGATTTAGATGCGATTATTATCAGCGTTCCGTTCTCCGGAATCCGGGGCGCAAAAATTCCTATGAATGAAAAACGTGAAAACCTATTGAATTTCATTGGAAATTACCAAGGTCAGTTGTTTCTGATGAGCTCGACCGGAGTGTATGCTCAGGAAGAAAAAGAATTCACAGAAGAAGATCAGCCTGCGGAAAATGTAGAGAGCGAAAGTTTTATCCTGGAAAAATTTCCACAGACCAATATTTTAAGATTGGGAGGATTAATGGGAGATCAGCGGCTTTTAAAGAATTACCATATTTCAAATCTCGATCAGCTGGTGAATCATATTCATTACGCAGATATTGTTTCGGTCATTGAAAAAATGCTTGAAAATCATTCTGAATCTAAGGTTTATAATGTTGTTGCCCCAATTCATCCAAATAAAGAAGAGGTGATCAATGCACAGAAAGATTTACCTTATGACGGAGAAAGAACCACGGTTGGTAGAACGATTTCTCCAGAGAAATTGAGTAAAGAATTGAACTTTGAATTTCAATATCCTGATCCGAGGTATTTTCATTTGTGA